The Candidatus Goldiibacteriota bacterium HGW-Goldbacteria-1 genome window below encodes:
- a CDS encoding DNA-binding protein, producing the protein MPEEYPEIMTVKEVAKYLKMKPVTIYKLSKEGQIPAFRVASFWRFKKDLIDKWLIEESRKNFISGKK; encoded by the coding sequence ATGCCAGAAGAGTATCCGGAGATAATGACAGTTAAAGAGGTTGCGAAATACCTTAAAATGAAACCTGTGACTATTTATAAATTATCAAAAGAAGGGCAGATACCCGCGTTTAGGGTGGCATCTTTCTGGAGATTTAAAAAAGACCTTATAGATAAGTGGCTTATAGAAGAATCAAGAAAAAATTTTATAAGCGGAAAGAAATAA